A genomic stretch from Engraulis encrasicolus isolate BLACKSEA-1 chromosome 12, IST_EnEncr_1.0, whole genome shotgun sequence includes:
- the acd gene encoding adrenocortical dysplasia protein homolog isoform X1, which translates to MGRLGKNRTDPEPWIEELIREYGTAIPPDRAVKATIVGVKDLTESQDETDASCAIFLSDGVVFIPAVLTKGAWERLQDMEERERFSGLTDAIVSAKSLQLNFHLEPELANCQFYVTVNQMSTTGQASNHNAVPNCATLASVKDLILKLWSSRLEETSSQSQYGFRLTELLEEWANLNTQPDMIDSQAALSQPTTSRLFVNTPPAPPTTSRQIGGSSAESSTSHQPEAPPATTQSPPLLEEEEEEREAADVHWLRGIMRRLASQSCDRLVTPTRWDQDRLAYKVEEGFSIPAHHLLIPENQGGVSAMPTTSTSASASTSSSTPSDLVGTPRDAQAAQPTPPQDPSSDQPGTTQRDVRDQLPSSGERTDDSPPCSGVLAEAEQSREGGAWDIFGPVVDMLRSPSSSEISATPEDLPVHQSQSAVVIPENLPLFQSQSDSATPDNLPLTKIQSDSVTPENLCSAISEPGAATPRKMLPRPLGYTALDPPENLEHSDSQSGSTGSTDNFPFHQSLLARLSPKPIGTSTQIVSSNGSSGQGTGSTLPPYQAPLPSGLSPAPLSGKRCTPEAEEEEEDEDGKAARSPPSWIAQTQQKQTQTQQREAKKRMILSPSKQTWVHSDGSAFANKYEVSVKDMCALGNFKVSAEDLDWAMCYLLAPPQPSAPPR; encoded by the exons ATGGGCAGGTTAGGGAAGAATCGTACCGACCCAGAGCCTTGGATCGAGGAGCTTATTCGGGAATACGGGACAGCCATTCCACCAGACCGAGCCGTGAAGGCCACCATCGTTGGG GTGAAAGATCTGACCGAGTCCCAAGACGAGACAGACGCGAGCTGTGCCATATTTCTGTCCGATGGGGTGGTCTTCATCCCCGCAGTGCTCACCAAAGGAGCCTGGGAGAGACtgcagga TATGGAAGAGAGGGAGCGTTTCTCTGGACTTACGGATGCCATCGTCAGTGCGAAGAGCCTGCAGCTCAACTTTCACTTGGAGCCTGAACTG GCAAACTGTCAGTTTTATGTAACCGTCAACCAGATGAGCACCACTGGGCAGGCCAGCAACCACAATGCCGTTCCGAACTG TGCGACATTGGCGTCAGTCAAAGACCTCATCCTCAAGCTGTGGAG tTCCAGACTAGAGGAGACATCATCACAGTCTCAGTATG GGTTCCGCCTGACAGAGTTACTGGAGGAGTGGGCCAACCTCAACACACAGCCGGACATGATTGACAGCCAGGCGGCTCTGTCTCAGCCAACCACCTCTCGCCTTTTTGTGAACACGCCCCCTGCCCCCCCGACCACCTCTCGTCAAATCGGGGGCTCGTCTGCAGAGTCAAGCACCTCCCACCAGCCAGAGGCACCTCCCGCCACTACCCAGTCGCCACCGttattggaggaggaggaagaggaaagggaggCGGCAGAtgtccattggctgagagggataATGAGAAGGCTTGCATCGCAGTCATGTGATCGTCTGGTCACTCCTACTCGGTGGGACCAGGATCGACTGGCATATAAA GTTGAGGAGGGCTTCTCTATACCGGCACATCACCTTCTGATCCCAGAGAACCAGGGAGGTGTGAGCGCCATGccaacaacatcaacatcagcATCCGCATCCACAAGCAGCTCGACTCCCAGTGATCTGGTTGGCACCCCACGTGACGCGCAGGCAGCTCAGCCTACCCCTCCCCAAGACCCCTCCTCAGATCAACCAGGCACCACCCAGAGAGATGTCCGAGACCAGCTGCCCTCCTCTGGGGAGAGGACGGATGATTCGCCCCCTTGCAGTGGTG TGTTGGCGGAAGCGGAGCAGTCACGTGAAGGCGGTGCGTGGGATATCTTTGGGCCAGTGGTTGATATGCTGAGATCACCATCTTCATCCGAGA TTTCAGCCACACCTGAGGACCTACCAGTGCATCAGAGCCAATCTGCGGTGGTGATTCCGGAGAACCTCCCCCTGTTTCAGAGCCAGTCAGACTCAGCCACCCCAGACAACCTCCCGTTGACCAAGATCCAATCAGATTCAGTTACCCCAGAGAACCTCTGTTCCGCTATTTCGGAACCTGGAGCCGCCACGCCTAGGAAGATGCTTCCACGTCCATTGGGCTATACCGCATTGGACCCTCCAGAGAATCTGGAACACTCGGACAGCCAATCAGGCTCTACGGGTTCTACAGACAACTTCCCGTTCCACCAATCTCTCCTGGCCCGCCTGAGCCCTAAACCAATAGGAACCAGCACGCAAATCGTCTCGTCCAATGGCAGCAGCGGTCAAGGGACTGGCTCCACCTTGCCACCCTATCAGGCGCCACTGCCCTCTGGCCTCAGCCCCGCTCCCTTGAGCGGCAAGCGTTGCACTcctgaggcagaggaagaggaggaggatgaagatggcaAGGCGGCCAGGAGCCCTCCGTCGTGGATCGCGCAAACACAGCAGAAGCAGACCCAGACCCAGCAGCGCGAGGCCAAGAAGCGCATGATACTCTCCCCTTCCAAGCAGACCTGG GTGCACTCGGATGGTTCTGCGTTTGCAAACAAGTATGAAGTGTCTGTAAAAGATATGTGTGCCCTTGGAAACTTTAA GGTTTCAGCAGAGGACCTTGACTGGGCCATGTGCTACCTATTGGCTCCACCACAGCCCTCTGCACCGCCCAGGTGA
- the acd gene encoding adrenocortical dysplasia protein homolog isoform X2, which translates to MGWSSSPQCSPKEPGRDCRSDMEERERFSGLTDAIVSAKSLQLNFHLEPELANCQFYVTVNQMSTTGQASNHNAVPNCATLASVKDLILKLWSSRLEETSSQSQYGFRLTELLEEWANLNTQPDMIDSQAALSQPTTSRLFVNTPPAPPTTSRQIGGSSAESSTSHQPEAPPATTQSPPLLEEEEEEREAADVHWLRGIMRRLASQSCDRLVTPTRWDQDRLAYKVEEGFSIPAHHLLIPENQGGVSAMPTTSTSASASTSSSTPSDLVGTPRDAQAAQPTPPQDPSSDQPGTTQRDVRDQLPSSGERTDDSPPCSGVLAEAEQSREGGAWDIFGPVVDMLRSPSSSEISATPEDLPVHQSQSAVVIPENLPLFQSQSDSATPDNLPLTKIQSDSVTPENLCSAISEPGAATPRKMLPRPLGYTALDPPENLEHSDSQSGSTGSTDNFPFHQSLLARLSPKPIGTSTQIVSSNGSSGQGTGSTLPPYQAPLPSGLSPAPLSGKRCTPEAEEEEEDEDGKAARSPPSWIAQTQQKQTQTQQREAKKRMILSPSKQTWVHSDGSAFANKYEVSVKDMCALGNFKVSAEDLDWAMCYLLAPPQPSAPPR; encoded by the exons ATGGGGTGGTCTTCATCCCCGCAGTGCTCACCAAAGGAGCCTGGGAGAGACtgcaggagtga TATGGAAGAGAGGGAGCGTTTCTCTGGACTTACGGATGCCATCGTCAGTGCGAAGAGCCTGCAGCTCAACTTTCACTTGGAGCCTGAACTG GCAAACTGTCAGTTTTATGTAACCGTCAACCAGATGAGCACCACTGGGCAGGCCAGCAACCACAATGCCGTTCCGAACTG TGCGACATTGGCGTCAGTCAAAGACCTCATCCTCAAGCTGTGGAG tTCCAGACTAGAGGAGACATCATCACAGTCTCAGTATG GGTTCCGCCTGACAGAGTTACTGGAGGAGTGGGCCAACCTCAACACACAGCCGGACATGATTGACAGCCAGGCGGCTCTGTCTCAGCCAACCACCTCTCGCCTTTTTGTGAACACGCCCCCTGCCCCCCCGACCACCTCTCGTCAAATCGGGGGCTCGTCTGCAGAGTCAAGCACCTCCCACCAGCCAGAGGCACCTCCCGCCACTACCCAGTCGCCACCGttattggaggaggaggaagaggaaagggaggCGGCAGAtgtccattggctgagagggataATGAGAAGGCTTGCATCGCAGTCATGTGATCGTCTGGTCACTCCTACTCGGTGGGACCAGGATCGACTGGCATATAAA GTTGAGGAGGGCTTCTCTATACCGGCACATCACCTTCTGATCCCAGAGAACCAGGGAGGTGTGAGCGCCATGccaacaacatcaacatcagcATCCGCATCCACAAGCAGCTCGACTCCCAGTGATCTGGTTGGCACCCCACGTGACGCGCAGGCAGCTCAGCCTACCCCTCCCCAAGACCCCTCCTCAGATCAACCAGGCACCACCCAGAGAGATGTCCGAGACCAGCTGCCCTCCTCTGGGGAGAGGACGGATGATTCGCCCCCTTGCAGTGGTG TGTTGGCGGAAGCGGAGCAGTCACGTGAAGGCGGTGCGTGGGATATCTTTGGGCCAGTGGTTGATATGCTGAGATCACCATCTTCATCCGAGA TTTCAGCCACACCTGAGGACCTACCAGTGCATCAGAGCCAATCTGCGGTGGTGATTCCGGAGAACCTCCCCCTGTTTCAGAGCCAGTCAGACTCAGCCACCCCAGACAACCTCCCGTTGACCAAGATCCAATCAGATTCAGTTACCCCAGAGAACCTCTGTTCCGCTATTTCGGAACCTGGAGCCGCCACGCCTAGGAAGATGCTTCCACGTCCATTGGGCTATACCGCATTGGACCCTCCAGAGAATCTGGAACACTCGGACAGCCAATCAGGCTCTACGGGTTCTACAGACAACTTCCCGTTCCACCAATCTCTCCTGGCCCGCCTGAGCCCTAAACCAATAGGAACCAGCACGCAAATCGTCTCGTCCAATGGCAGCAGCGGTCAAGGGACTGGCTCCACCTTGCCACCCTATCAGGCGCCACTGCCCTCTGGCCTCAGCCCCGCTCCCTTGAGCGGCAAGCGTTGCACTcctgaggcagaggaagaggaggaggatgaagatggcaAGGCGGCCAGGAGCCCTCCGTCGTGGATCGCGCAAACACAGCAGAAGCAGACCCAGACCCAGCAGCGCGAGGCCAAGAAGCGCATGATACTCTCCCCTTCCAAGCAGACCTGG GTGCACTCGGATGGTTCTGCGTTTGCAAACAAGTATGAAGTGTCTGTAAAAGATATGTGTGCCCTTGGAAACTTTAA GGTTTCAGCAGAGGACCTTGACTGGGCCATGTGCTACCTATTGGCTCCACCACAGCCCTCTGCACCGCCCAGGTGA